GGGCACGGACATCGCGCACCTCGAGCCCACCGATGTCCACCGAGCGCAAGCGCGTGCTCCAGGTATAGACGGCTCCATTCGCGGTCCTGGTCTGCCCGCCACGACGCAACGGCAGGTCGAGCCGGCGGGCCAAGGCCAACGGCAAGGCCACCATGGTCGCGCCCGTATCGAGCAGAAAGGTGACCCGGTGCCCGTTGATCAGGCCGGCGGCGAGATAGTGGCCGGCACGATTGCGCTGGAGGACCAACTCGGGTGCGCCGCTCCCGGCGAGCTGCACTTCGGGGTCACGGTTCGGGTTGCGCTGCTCTTCGATGACCCCGTGGAATAAGAGCCAAAGGAGCGCGAAACCCATCACCCAGGCGCCGACCATCATCCATTTGCCGATCCGGGAGGGCAGGCTATCGGCGCGCAGATCGGAATCGCTCATGGCAGCTGATCGAAGACGGATCGAAACGGCGCCACGCGGTCTCACCGGACGGCAGCCGCGATGGACCCAGTCAAGGGGACCCCACGGTGGTGGGGCACGCAGGCCCCAACATGGACCAACTCGGCCGTTTCCATTTGCGGTCAAGTTGCAGAATGAAGATCATTGGGGCTACTGACCCGACTACAACTCGATGTGATGACAGCCGCAATGAACAGTCCGTCCTGCACCGGTGCCGCCCTCCTCTTCGACATCCTGAACGACCTTGGAGTCGAATATATCTTCGGGCATACCGGCGGTGCTGTCATCCCGCTGCATGTCGAGCTGAACAAGCGGATGCGCCGCGGCGAGCAGGTACCCAAGTTCATCCTCTGCCGCCAGGAGGGCGGCGCCGGACACGCCGCCGAGGGTTATGCCCGCGCGAGCGGTCGGATCGGCGTGGCCCTCGCCACCTCGGGCCCCGGCGCGACCAACCTGGCGACACCGATCGCCGATGCCCACAAGGATTCGATACCGACCGTGTTCATCACCGGGCAGGTGCCGAGCTTCGCCATCGGCAGCGACGCCTTTCAGGAGGTCGACACGGTCGGCATGACGCGGCCGATCTCCAAGCACAACTATCTGGTCAAGGACGTCGCGGACCTCGAATGGATCGTGCGCGAGGCCTTCGCGCTGGCCGCCAGCGGACGCCCCGGACCGGTGGTGATCGATATCTGCAAGGACGCTCAGCTCGCGACCATCGCGCGACGGAATCCGCCGAGACGTCGGCATCGCGAGCCGATCCCGTTCGACACCGCCAAGGCCGACGCCATCCTGGCCGCCTTGGCCGCCGCCGAGCGGCCGGTGATCAAGGCCGGCGGCGGCATCATCCATGCCGGCGTCAGCGCGGCGCTGCGTACCTTCGTCGAGCGCTTCGACACGCCGGTGACGACGACCTTCAACGGCCTCGGCACCGTGCCATTCGCGATGCCGCACAACCTGGGAATGCCGGGCATGCACGGCACCATCCCGGCCAACTACGCACTACGCGACGCGGACCTGATCCTGACCCTCGGCGGGCGCTTCGACGACCGCGTCGCCGTCAAGGGTTTCGGCGCCGGCCAGCGCATCGCCCACGTCGACATCGACCCCTCGGAGATCGACAAGACGATCCGCGCCGACTTGGCCTTGAGCGCCCCGCTCGAGATCTTTTTCGAGCACGCCCTCGCCTCCGGCTTGAGCGCCCGCCACTCGGAGTGGATGGCCCAGATCGCCGCCTGGCGCGAGCAGATGCCGGCGCCCTACGGCCAGGGCGATTACATCAAGCCCCAGGCGGTGATCGAGCTCCTCTCCGAGCTGACCGACGGCGACGCGACCCTGGTGACGGGTGTCGGCCAACACCAGATGTGGGCCGCCCAGTACTACCGCTTTGGCCGGCCGCGCCAGTGGATCAGCTCCGGCGGTCTCGGGACGATGGGTTTCGGCCTGCCCGCGGCAGCCGGCGCCTGGTTCGGCAATCCCGAACACCCGGTCGTGCTGGTGGACGGCGATGGCAGCTTTCAGATGAACATGCAAGAGCTCGCAACGGTGGTCGCCAACCGCATCCCACTGAAGATGTTCGTCCTCAACAACAGCTTCCTCGGCATGGTACGCCAGTGGGAGGACATGATGGACGGCGGCCACCACTACGAGACCTGCCTCGCCCGCAACGAGGACTGCGCGCCGGATTGCGTCGAGCTCGATCAGACCTGCCGCCGCCAGGTGCCCAACCTGACCGGCCTGAGCCAGGTCTTCCCGCGCCTGACGACCCTTCGGGTGAAGGAGCCGGAGCGACTGCGCGAGGTCGTGGAGGAGGCCATGGGGATCGACGGACCGGTCGTCGTCGACGTCTGGATCGACAAGTCCGAGAACGTGCTGCCGATGGTGCCGCCGGGCCAAGGCCTAGCGCAGATGATCGAGTCCTAACGACTCGGCAGCGACCGAGGGAACGACGGCTGGCCGTGCGCCAGCCGCGCTCGATCGATGGCGCTACTGGACGTCGACCTTGATGGCGCGCCGCCGCGAGGTCGTCTTCGGCAGCTCGACGCGCAGCACCCCGTCGCGGTAGACGGCGCCGGCTTGCTCGCTGTCGACCTCCTCTGGCAACGGAATCGCCCGCTCGAACCGCCCGTAGGCGCACTCGGTGATGTGATAGCGCCCGACCGTCTCCTCGCGGCCGAGGCGTTTCTCGCCGCGCACGACCAAATAGTCGTCCATCACCTGGAGATCGAAGTCGTCCTTGCCC
This portion of the Thioflavicoccus mobilis 8321 genome encodes:
- a CDS encoding retropepsin-like aspartic protease family protein, which gives rise to MSDSDLRADSLPSRIGKWMMVGAWVMGFALLWLLFHGVIEEQRNPNRDPEVQLAGSGAPELVLQRNRAGHYLAAGLINGHRVTFLLDTGATMVALPLALARRLDLPLRRGGQTRTANGAVYTWSTRLRSVDIGGLEVRDVRALVLPNLPGDEVLLGMNYLKRFEIVQRGDTLTLRRVAP
- the ilvB gene encoding biosynthetic-type acetolactate synthase large subunit; protein product: MNSPSCTGAALLFDILNDLGVEYIFGHTGGAVIPLHVELNKRMRRGEQVPKFILCRQEGGAGHAAEGYARASGRIGVALATSGPGATNLATPIADAHKDSIPTVFITGQVPSFAIGSDAFQEVDTVGMTRPISKHNYLVKDVADLEWIVREAFALAASGRPGPVVIDICKDAQLATIARRNPPRRRHREPIPFDTAKADAILAALAAAERPVIKAGGGIIHAGVSAALRTFVERFDTPVTTTFNGLGTVPFAMPHNLGMPGMHGTIPANYALRDADLILTLGGRFDDRVAVKGFGAGQRIAHVDIDPSEIDKTIRADLALSAPLEIFFEHALASGLSARHSEWMAQIAAWREQMPAPYGQGDYIKPQAVIELLSELTDGDATLVTGVGQHQMWAAQYYRFGRPRQWISSGGLGTMGFGLPAAAGAWFGNPEHPVVLVDGDGSFQMNMQELATVVANRIPLKMFVLNNSFLGMVRQWEDMMDGGHHYETCLARNEDCAPDCVELDQTCRRQVPNLTGLSQVFPRLTTLRVKEPERLREVVEEAMGIDGPVVVDVWIDKSENVLPMVPPGQGLAQMIES
- a CDS encoding Hsp20/alpha crystallin family protein, with protein sequence MSTMQQIRRDIGHAWDALFEGWQRLYHRATGAITRFTHGAKDAAQASAAEVREMAERSAGWGVLAAEVFDDDDKVVVRLEAPGMGKDDFDLQVMDDYLVVRGEKRLGREETVGRYHITECAYGRFERAIPLPEEVDSEQAGAVYRDGVLRVELPKTTSRRRAIKVDVQ